From the Cryptomeria japonica chromosome 2, Sugi_1.0, whole genome shotgun sequence genome, one window contains:
- the LOC131075343 gene encoding uncharacterized protein LOC131075343: MNFFKTAFFEAEDASPVQTTENADEEASPLKNEENADQDATDGWENDEDSAAEETSGGIWNFGGLVKVLTSKSEEVIEAYRRDLDEFRTGLKKETEAIREVASRAVKDLPNSLEAGASVAQESLESVGQVIDEFGSTVWRGTTDILAEGKDLISKLDEDKENSSNDQVESSSSSSVYSNVGVQKYSRFEAQIRAMQLDSNTYCREPEDAEDFEAWKAGFRLEEKAEEVEVLCRENVFMEEVKFRLVPKIVDYETFWTRYFYRLHKLKQAEEARADLVKRAIISPDDEDLSWEVDDDDDEIELKEDIGMNNLKIGKDLGAKPEINEEAGENSVQLSQSDQNLVAKQEIAEETGKKPDIAGQMEKKPEIAQKAEPALEHVEEMTEEAESSEIVVEKPRDDEILGQKLNTKEGNGESPKVDDESGDPTFLEVKTYPAESSKSSEFSVVSSKPSSSHDEEDLGWDEIEDLSCVDEKKLAAGGSPHRADIRKRINAIEDDEDLSWDVDDDDIKP; the protein is encoded by the coding sequence ATGAATTTTTTCAAGACGGCGTTTTTCGAAGCGGAGGATGCTTCACCGGTGCAAACTACAGAAAATGCGGACGAGGAAGCTTCGCCGctgaaaaatgaagagaatgcGGACCAGGATGCGACGGATGGCTGGGAAAATGATGAGGATTCGGCTGCAGAGGAGACTAGTGGGGGAATTTGGAACTTTGGAGGGCTGGTGAAGGTCCTCACTTCAAAATCAGAGGAAGTAATCGAAGCCTATCGGCGTGATCTGGACGAGTTTCGCACGGGGCTGAAGAAGGAGACGGAGGCGATCCGCGAGGTTGCAAGCCGCGCGGTGAAAGATCTTCCCAATTCTCTGGAAGCCGGTGCTTCAGTGGCGCAAGAGTCGCTGGAGAGCGTTGGACAGGTCATTGACGAGTTCGGCAGCACTGTCTGGCGCGGAACCACCGACATCTTGGCAGAAGGTAAGGATTTAATCTCAAAGCTTGATGAGGATAAGGAAAATTCCAGTAATGATCAGGTCGAGTCGTCTTCTTCCTCTTCTGTTTATAGTAATGTCGGTGTCCAGAAGTACAGTAGGTTTGAGGCTCAGATTAGAGCCATGCAGCTTGATAGCAATACTTATTGCCGAGAGCCTGAGGATGCCGAGGATTTCGAGGCTTGGAAAGCGGGGTTTAGACTGGAGGAGAAGGCGGAGGAGGTGGAAGTTTTGTGCAGGGAGAATGTGTTCATGGAGGAGGTCAAGTTCAGGCTTGTGCCAAAGATTGTGGATTACGAGACCTTCTGGACGCGGTACTTTTATCGGCTGCATAAGTTGAAACAGGCGGAAGAAGCCAGGGCTGATCTTGTGAAGAGGGCTATTATTTCACCGGATGATGAAGATCTGAGCTGggaagtagatgatgatgatgatgagattgaGTTGAAAGAGGATATTGGGATGAACAATCTAAAAATTGGCAAGGATTTGGGAGCCAAGCCAGAGATTAACGAGGAAGCTGGAGAGAATTCCGTTCAGCTATCCCAATCCGATCAAAATTTGgttgcaaaacaagaaattgcagaAGAGACGGGAAAGAAGCCAGATATTGCAGGACAGATGGAAAAGAAGCCAGAAATTGCCCAAAAAGCTGAGCCAGCACTCGAACATGTTGAAGAAATGACCGAAGAAGCAGAGTCTAGTGAAATTGTGGTAGAAAAACCAAGGGATGATGAAATTTTGGGCCAGAAATTAAATACCAAGGAAGGAAATGGTGAGAGTCCAAAGGTCGATGATGAAAGTGGTGATCCGACCTTTTTGGAAGTAAAAACATACCCTGCAGAATCTAGCAAAAGTAGTGAGTTTTCTGTTGTTtctagcaaaccctcatcttctcACGATGAGGAGGACCTTGGCTGGGATGAGATTGAAGATCTCAGCTGCGTTGATGAAAAGAAATTGGCTGCGGGAGGAAGCCCCCACAGGGCAGATATCCGCAAAAGAATCAACGCTATTGAGGATGACGAGGATTTAAGCTGGGATGTTGATGATGACGACATCAAGCCTTGA